One Micromonospora sp. FIMYZ51 genomic window carries:
- a CDS encoding Xaa-Pro dipeptidyl-peptidase, whose translation MRRTPHLALLAVGVAGALALSSAPAAARSTPAGATPPPGIVVSDGMTQPVFSLADAIEERVYVETPVDTDHDGRRDRVAIDIARPRETATHGFKVPVIFEHSPYRKGTWGDVPYPSVLVDDLPQNGLTGRSGARAGEVEAQRAVAKANLPGQLDDYYVPRGYAVVLGQSVGTGDSDGCPTSGDQAETLGTKAVIDWLNGRAKGYDATGAPVTADWTTGAVGMTGVSYNGTLPNQVATTGVDGLRTIVPVAAISSWYDYYRANGLVVAPGGYQGEDADILAQYTAGRARAEGACADEIAELTARQDRVTGDYAKFWQDRDYLDAKKVKASVLVVHGLNDWNVRTEHFAGWWDALAKRNVPRKLWLHQGGHSSPGNTASVTLPDGRTWTWKQTENRWFDYWLWNVRNGIMDEPTAVVQREDRVYTTYRNWPDPAARAVALHFAATDATAPGTLTSRKSPKTKVEQRFVDEGRTIAPTTLVAGPDTASAHRLLYRSPALTDEVRFAGRPEMRLRMAIDNKPGANLTAYLVDYGPTGTPTVVTRGWMDPQNRTSAARTQPIKQGKLYDFRWTLEPKDYVFPAGHRIGVVVFSTDQAHTLLPLGGTELRVAPHHSQLRLPVVGGKPALTF comes from the coding sequence GTGCGTCGAACTCCCCATCTGGCCCTACTAGCTGTCGGCGTGGCCGGCGCGCTGGCGCTCAGTAGCGCACCGGCGGCAGCCCGGAGCACGCCCGCCGGGGCCACGCCGCCACCGGGCATCGTGGTCAGCGACGGCATGACCCAGCCGGTGTTCTCGCTCGCCGACGCGATCGAGGAACGGGTCTATGTGGAGACCCCGGTGGACACCGATCACGACGGCCGGCGCGACCGGGTGGCGATCGACATCGCCCGCCCCCGGGAGACCGCCACCCATGGCTTCAAGGTGCCGGTCATCTTCGAGCACAGCCCGTACCGCAAGGGCACCTGGGGTGACGTGCCGTACCCGAGTGTGCTGGTGGACGATCTGCCACAGAACGGCCTGACCGGCCGGTCCGGGGCCCGGGCCGGCGAGGTCGAGGCCCAGCGCGCGGTGGCGAAGGCCAACCTGCCCGGCCAGTTGGACGACTACTACGTGCCCCGCGGCTACGCGGTGGTGCTCGGCCAGTCCGTCGGCACCGGCGACTCGGACGGCTGCCCGACCAGCGGCGACCAGGCCGAGACCCTCGGCACCAAGGCGGTCATCGACTGGCTCAACGGCCGGGCGAAGGGATACGACGCGACCGGTGCTCCGGTGACCGCCGACTGGACCACCGGCGCGGTCGGCATGACCGGCGTCTCCTACAACGGCACGCTGCCCAACCAGGTGGCCACCACCGGCGTCGACGGGCTGCGGACCATCGTGCCGGTCGCCGCGATCAGCAGCTGGTACGACTACTACCGGGCCAACGGCCTGGTCGTCGCGCCGGGCGGATACCAGGGCGAGGATGCCGACATCCTGGCCCAGTACACCGCCGGCCGGGCCCGCGCCGAGGGTGCCTGCGCGGACGAGATCGCCGAGCTGACCGCACGGCAGGACCGGGTCACCGGCGACTATGCCAAGTTCTGGCAGGACCGCGACTACCTCGACGCCAAGAAGGTCAAGGCCAGCGTCCTGGTGGTGCACGGCCTCAACGACTGGAACGTCCGCACCGAGCACTTCGCCGGCTGGTGGGACGCGCTGGCCAAGCGAAACGTGCCGCGCAAGCTCTGGCTGCACCAGGGCGGGCACAGCAGCCCCGGCAACACCGCGTCGGTGACCCTGCCCGACGGCCGCACCTGGACCTGGAAGCAGACCGAGAACCGCTGGTTCGACTACTGGCTGTGGAATGTCCGCAACGGCATCATGGACGAGCCGACCGCAGTCGTGCAGCGGGAGGACCGGGTCTACACCACCTACCGCAACTGGCCCGATCCGGCCGCCCGTGCGGTCGCGCTGCACTTTGCCGCCACCGACGCCACCGCCCCCGGTACGCTCACCTCGCGCAAATCACCGAAGACCAAGGTGGAGCAGCGCTTCGTCGACGAGGGTCGGACCATCGCGCCGACCACCCTGGTCGCTGGTCCCGACACGGCCAGTGCGCACCGACTCCTCTACCGCTCCCCCGCGCTGACCGACGAGGTCCGCTTCGCCGGGCGTCCGGAGATGCGGCTGCGCATGGCGATCGACAACAAGCCGGGCGCAAACCTGACCGCATATCTCGTCGACTACGGGCCGACCGGCACGCCGACCGTGGTGACCCGGGGCTGGATGGACCCGCAGAACCGCACCAGCGCCGCCCGCACCCAGCCGATCAAGCAGGGCAAGCTGTACGACTTCCGGTGGACCTTGGAGCCGAAGGACTACGTCTTCCCGGCCGGTCACCGGATCGGCGTGGTGGTCTTCTCCACCGACCAGGCACACACCCTGCTGCCGCTGGGCGGCACCGAGCTGCGGGTCGCCCCGCACCACAGCCAACTACGCCTGCCCGTAGTCGGCGGCAAACCGGCCCTCACCTTCTAG
- a CDS encoding DinB family protein, with product MAEATLSPERADLLDTLQMHRYFLRHTARDLTDEQAGQRSTASELCIGGLIKHVTQGERNWTRFILDGSGISGTDPAAIEEYANAFQMLPGETLASVFAAYDEVAKHTDDLVRTLPDLDVSQPLPEAPWFEPGARWSARRVLLHIIAETSQHAGHADIIRETIDGAKSMG from the coding sequence ATGGCCGAGGCAACGCTGTCGCCCGAGCGCGCTGACCTGCTGGACACGCTCCAGATGCATCGTTATTTTCTCCGCCACACCGCCCGTGACCTCACCGACGAGCAGGCCGGCCAGCGCAGCACCGCGAGCGAGCTGTGCATCGGCGGGTTGATCAAACACGTCACGCAGGGCGAGCGGAACTGGACCCGCTTCATCCTGGACGGCAGCGGGATCAGCGGGACCGACCCGGCCGCCATCGAGGAGTACGCCAACGCGTTCCAGATGCTGCCGGGCGAGACCCTGGCCAGCGTGTTCGCCGCGTACGACGAGGTCGCCAAGCACACCGACGACCTGGTGCGTACGCTTCCGGACCTGGACGTCAGCCAGCCGCTGCCCGAGGCACCCTGGTTCGAGCCCGGCGCCCGCTGGTCCGCCCGCCGGGTGCTGCTGCACATCATCGCCGAGACGTCGCAGCACGCCGGCCACGCCGACATCATCCGCGAGACCATCGACGGCGCCAAGTCGATGGGCTGA
- a CDS encoding DUF305 domain-containing protein — MLIELAVLAVLAVGAAALFWLPDGGAQPAATASPSASIELPGLPDSTAPVLMPGRPGEPAKTAAANEMSALPRQPHNNADVRFVAMMIPHHEQALVMARLAADRAGSPQLKSIAERILAAQEPEIKFLENWLAERGLNRESGGDHKHTMSGMQSAEALNRLTAARGAEFDRMFVAMMTDHHQGAITMANEALTLGSDPIINEMASSVVVEQNVEINRMRDALASGS; from the coding sequence GTGCTGATCGAGCTGGCCGTGCTGGCGGTGCTGGCGGTGGGCGCCGCAGCGCTGTTCTGGCTGCCGGACGGCGGAGCGCAGCCGGCGGCGACGGCCAGCCCGTCGGCCTCGATCGAGCTGCCCGGCCTGCCGGACTCCACCGCACCGGTGCTGATGCCCGGCCGCCCCGGTGAGCCGGCGAAGACCGCCGCCGCGAACGAGATGTCGGCCCTGCCGCGTCAGCCGCACAACAACGCGGACGTCCGCTTCGTCGCGATGATGATTCCGCACCACGAACAGGCCCTGGTGATGGCCCGACTGGCGGCCGACCGTGCCGGGAGTCCTCAGCTCAAGAGCATCGCGGAGCGGATCCTGGCGGCCCAGGAACCGGAGATCAAGTTCCTGGAGAACTGGCTGGCCGAGCGGGGCCTCAACCGCGAGTCCGGTGGCGACCACAAGCACACCATGTCCGGCATGCAGTCGGCCGAGGCGCTGAACCGGCTCACCGCCGCACGAGGTGCCGAGTTCGACCGGATGTTCGTCGCCATGATGACCGACCACCACCAGGGCGCGATCACCATGGCCAACGAAGCGCTCACGCTCGGCAGCGACCCCATCATCAACGAGATGGCCAGCAGCGTCGTGGTGGAGCAGAACGTCGAGATCAACCGGATGCGCGACGCGCTGGCCAGCGGAAGCTGA
- a CDS encoding plasmid stabilization protein, which produces MPAGSSPKRERQYEHIKASAKKRGVSNSRAEEIAARTVNKERARSGEARTASRSSLRDVSSGHRGGKRSSSGAQGRTKEQLYNEAKKRNIKGRSSMSKAELEKALSR; this is translated from the coding sequence ATGCCGGCAGGATCCAGCCCCAAGCGGGAACGGCAGTACGAACACATCAAGGCGAGTGCCAAGAAGCGTGGCGTCAGCAACAGCCGAGCCGAGGAGATCGCCGCCCGTACGGTGAACAAGGAGCGGGCCCGTTCCGGCGAGGCACGTACCGCGAGCCGGTCCTCGCTGCGCGACGTCTCCTCCGGGCACCGGGGCGGCAAGCGGTCATCCAGCGGTGCCCAGGGGCGTACCAAGGAACAGCTGTACAACGAGGCGAAGAAGCGCAATATCAAGGGCCGATCGTCGATGTCGAAGGCCGAGTTGGAGAAGGCGCTGTCGCGCTGA
- a CDS encoding MmcQ/YjbR family DNA-binding protein, with the protein MADADDVRRLALALPHVVEIDSDGFDFRVADKGFVWSYPERQPGRPRVIRTDIAVLYVGDEAEKQALLLGEPDTFFTTPGYDGLPLVMLRLAQVDVDRLEELVTDAWRMRVPESIVGR; encoded by the coding sequence ATGGCTGACGCCGACGACGTCCGTCGCCTGGCTCTGGCGCTGCCCCACGTGGTGGAGATCGACAGCGACGGCTTCGACTTCCGGGTCGCCGACAAGGGCTTCGTCTGGTCCTATCCCGAACGCCAGCCCGGCCGGCCGCGGGTCATCCGCACCGACATCGCGGTGCTGTATGTCGGCGACGAGGCCGAGAAGCAGGCGCTGCTGCTGGGCGAGCCGGACACGTTCTTCACCACGCCCGGCTACGACGGGCTGCCTCTGGTCATGCTGCGGCTCGCGCAGGTGGACGTCGACCGGCTTGAAGAGTTGGTGACGGACGCCTGGCGGATGCGGGTTCCCGAGTCCATCGTCGGCCGGTGA
- a CDS encoding alkaline phosphatase family protein, translating into MVPPEDSKARPLPEPVRVGLRVLRGYRPTIARLRTLVRSMVTSFVVLSATFWLLPGVTTTSLVGLLWLVVLVSAVGAVLRPLLLALATALGGLGALTIGVGVQAVVMYVALRLAPEAQVAGFGVAFAAAWLAVALAAIVNWLADAGTDDTFVSETLRLMSRVRRATGRRRRPLRRARRSGDPTTVDPPRGDPAAGPTPDGLLIIQLDGVATPVVQWAVRAGNLPTIGRWLRSGTHRMTRWHTGLPATTPAAQAGLLHGETRQVPAYRWYEKATDGGGGGRLVVSSRPRDAAEVERRISTGAGLLRDGGVSISTAFSGDAPTNLLTVSRAGLPGRSTPGYAAFMTSPYGFARTVVLGAGLVLRELHEARRRRVRGVQPRADRGGTYLALRPLASLLNDLSVSLIAEQMARGAPVIFCDFVDYDEVAHHAGPARPEAMAALEALDHTLGILQRLAAEATRRYHLVVLSDHGQSQGATFRQRYGESLAQLVDRLVVPQVAVPEGAPDGRDEAWGRVDALLTEVAGQHGVTAVATRVSSGLVRSQAGARSRAERDRKVGVRWPVERERKAGVQPPAEPDREGGVQSPVGRDGEVGVRSSVGRDGEVGVRSSVERERKVGVRSPAEPDREAPVGRAEPETVVVASGNLAMIYFTRHPGRLTRQRVEAVAPGLIDGLAGHPGIGLVVVDSDDGPVAIGSGGSHRLRDGQVDGVDPLVPYGPRARRDLLCHQEMAHVGDLVLISAVDPGLEEVSAFEELIGSHGGLGGWQNDALLIHPAELPQQGELVGPEAVHRQLLDWLRRLGLRRPDGDPMAGGPVAGGAVAGGAVAGGAAAGRAEPGAGTRERPGPGERPSTVTPVDEPAPAGVVPASSTPG; encoded by the coding sequence ATGGTACCGCCGGAGGACAGCAAGGCCCGACCGCTGCCCGAGCCGGTCCGGGTCGGCCTGCGGGTTCTGCGCGGCTACCGGCCGACCATAGCCCGGCTACGGACGCTGGTCCGCAGCATGGTGACGTCCTTCGTGGTGCTCAGCGCGACGTTCTGGTTGCTGCCCGGAGTCACCACCACCAGCCTGGTCGGGCTGTTGTGGCTGGTCGTCCTGGTCAGCGCGGTCGGTGCGGTGCTGCGCCCGCTGCTGTTGGCGCTGGCCACCGCGCTCGGCGGGCTCGGTGCCCTGACCATCGGGGTGGGCGTACAGGCCGTGGTCATGTACGTGGCGCTGCGGCTGGCTCCCGAGGCACAGGTGGCCGGGTTCGGCGTCGCGTTCGCCGCCGCCTGGCTCGCCGTGGCGCTGGCCGCGATCGTCAACTGGCTCGCCGATGCCGGCACCGACGACACCTTCGTCAGCGAGACCCTGCGGCTGATGAGTCGGGTCCGGCGCGCCACGGGTCGCCGCCGACGCCCGCTGCGGCGGGCCCGCCGCAGCGGCGACCCGACGACGGTCGACCCGCCGAGAGGTGACCCGGCGGCCGGGCCGACGCCCGACGGATTGCTGATCATCCAGCTCGACGGCGTTGCCACGCCGGTCGTGCAGTGGGCGGTGCGCGCCGGCAACCTGCCCACCATCGGCCGGTGGCTGCGATCCGGCACCCATCGGATGACCCGTTGGCACACCGGACTGCCGGCCACCACCCCGGCCGCCCAGGCGGGACTGCTGCACGGCGAGACCCGTCAGGTGCCGGCCTACCGCTGGTACGAGAAGGCCACCGACGGTGGTGGCGGCGGCCGGCTCGTGGTGAGCAGTCGGCCCCGCGACGCCGCCGAGGTCGAACGGCGCATCTCCACCGGAGCGGGGCTGCTGCGCGACGGCGGAGTCAGCATCAGTACGGCCTTCTCCGGTGACGCCCCCACCAACCTGCTCACGGTCAGCCGGGCCGGGCTTCCCGGGCGCTCCACGCCGGGCTACGCGGCCTTCATGACCAGCCCGTACGGCTTCGCCCGTACCGTGGTGCTCGGCGCCGGGCTGGTGCTCCGCGAACTGCACGAGGCCCGGCGTCGGCGGGTGCGCGGGGTCCAACCCCGGGCCGATCGTGGCGGTACCTACCTGGCCCTGCGCCCGCTGGCCAGCCTGCTCAACGACCTGAGCGTGTCGCTCATCGCCGAGCAGATGGCCCGTGGCGCACCGGTGATCTTCTGTGACTTCGTCGACTACGACGAGGTGGCGCACCACGCCGGGCCGGCGCGCCCGGAGGCGATGGCCGCGCTGGAAGCGCTCGACCACACCCTCGGCATCCTGCAACGGCTGGCCGCCGAGGCAACACGGCGCTACCACCTCGTGGTGCTCAGTGACCACGGGCAGAGCCAGGGCGCCACGTTCCGCCAACGGTACGGCGAGTCGCTTGCCCAACTGGTCGACCGGCTGGTCGTACCGCAGGTCGCCGTACCCGAAGGTGCTCCGGACGGCCGGGACGAGGCGTGGGGTCGGGTCGACGCGCTGCTCACCGAGGTGGCCGGTCAGCACGGGGTGACCGCCGTGGCGACCCGGGTGAGCTCCGGCCTGGTGCGCAGCCAGGCCGGTGCCCGGTCGCGGGCGGAGCGGGACCGCAAGGTTGGCGTCCGGTGGCCGGTGGAGCGGGAGCGGAAGGCTGGCGTCCAGCCACCGGCCGAGCCGGACCGGGAGGGTGGCGTGCAGTCGCCGGTGGGCCGGGACGGGGAGGTTGGCGTCCGGTCGTCGGTGGGCCGGGATGGGGAGGTTGGCGTCCGGTCGTCGGTTGAGCGGGAGCGGAAGGTTGGCGTCCGGTCACCGGCCGAGCCGGACCGGGAGGCGCCGGTGGGCCGGGCCGAACCGGAGACCGTGGTGGTGGCCTCCGGAAACCTGGCGATGATCTACTTCACCCGGCATCCGGGGCGGCTCACCCGGCAGCGGGTGGAGGCCGTTGCCCCGGGGCTGATCGACGGGCTGGCGGGGCATCCCGGCATCGGGCTGGTCGTGGTCGACTCGGACGACGGTCCGGTGGCGATCGGCTCCGGCGGCAGTCACCGGCTGCGCGATGGGCAGGTCGACGGCGTCGACCCGCTGGTGCCGTACGGGCCGCGGGCCCGGCGCGACCTGCTGTGCCACCAGGAGATGGCGCACGTCGGCGATCTGGTGCTGATCAGCGCGGTGGACCCCGGCCTGGAGGAGGTGAGTGCCTTCGAGGAACTGATCGGCAGTCACGGCGGACTTGGCGGCTGGCAGAACGACGCGCTGCTCATCCATCCCGCCGAATTGCCGCAGCAGGGCGAACTCGTCGGCCCGGAAGCCGTACACCGGCAGTTGCTCGACTGGTTGCGCCGGCTGGGCCTACGCCGGCCAGACGGTGACCCGATGGCCGGTGGCCCGGTGGCGGGTGGTGCGGTGGCGGGTGGTGCGGTGGCGGGTGGTGCGGCGGCCGGGCGGGCGGAGCCGGGTGCCGGTACCCGTGAACGTCCGGGGCCGGGCGAGCGTCCCAGCACGGTCACGCCGGTGGATGAGCCGGCACCGGCCGGCGTCGTCCCAGCCAGTTCAACCCCTGGCTGA
- a CDS encoding VTT domain-containing protein, with amino-acid sequence MTATLGALAWLALVVLVGAVAPVVPTGAAVSGAAALAAHQDPATVLLVVLAGALGAYLGDLVVYLVLGWGGERVARRLRWLREPHRLDRVSARVREGPISVFLVSRLIPGGRLPVLLAAAVAGLTWQRFAVVNLPASLLWSAVYAAIGVLGRAVFPEPWQSVVAAVLLVVLISQGLNWLGRRRPVPAHPPA; translated from the coding sequence GTGACGGCGACGCTCGGCGCGCTGGCGTGGCTCGCCCTGGTGGTGCTGGTCGGCGCGGTCGCCCCGGTGGTGCCGACCGGCGCGGCGGTGAGCGGAGCCGCCGCCCTCGCCGCCCACCAGGACCCGGCCACCGTGCTCCTGGTCGTGCTCGCCGGGGCCCTCGGCGCGTACCTCGGTGACCTGGTGGTCTATCTGGTGCTCGGCTGGGGTGGGGAGCGGGTCGCCCGACGGTTGCGCTGGCTGCGCGAGCCGCATCGGCTCGACCGGGTCTCGGCACGGGTACGCGAGGGGCCGATCTCGGTGTTCCTGGTGTCCCGGCTCATCCCGGGCGGCCGGTTGCCGGTGCTGTTGGCCGCGGCGGTGGCCGGGCTCACCTGGCAGCGCTTCGCCGTCGTCAACCTGCCGGCCAGCCTGCTCTGGTCGGCCGTCTACGCCGCGATCGGGGTGCTCGGCCGGGCCGTTTTCCCGGAGCCCTGGCAGAGCGTGGTGGCCGCCGTCCTGCTGGTGGTGTTGATCAGCCAGGGGTTGAACTGGCTGGGACGACGCCGGCCGGTGCCGGCTCATCCACCGGCGTGA
- a CDS encoding MBL fold metallo-hydrolase, translating into MIDVTWHGHSTVWIEDSGTRLLTDPLLRDRLAHLRRRRGPTPRLAAAPDAVLISHLHADHLDFASLRRLPADTTLVVPAGAARLIRRALGEVAGRCTELAPGDRTTVGPVTVTAVPAAHPAGRGPWSRHEAPAIGYLIDGAARTWFAGDTALFDEMTKLGPVDLALIPVGGWGPTLGPGHLDPAGAAEAVRRAAASCAVPIHYGTFWPVGCDRIRPDRFFQPGDDFARQAGLISPGTRVRVLRPGASCTTAP; encoded by the coding sequence GTGATCGACGTGACCTGGCACGGTCACAGCACCGTGTGGATCGAAGATTCCGGCACCCGGCTGCTTACCGACCCGCTGCTGCGTGACCGGCTGGCCCACCTCCGGCGACGGCGCGGGCCCACGCCACGCCTCGCCGCCGCTCCGGACGCGGTGCTCATTTCCCACCTGCACGCCGACCACCTGGATTTCGCATCGCTGCGCCGGCTGCCCGCGGACACCACGCTTGTGGTGCCGGCAGGCGCTGCCCGGCTGATCCGTCGGGCGCTCGGCGAGGTCGCGGGCCGGTGCACGGAGTTGGCACCCGGCGACCGGACCACGGTGGGCCCGGTCACCGTCACGGCGGTGCCCGCCGCCCACCCGGCCGGCCGCGGGCCGTGGTCCCGGCACGAGGCGCCCGCCATCGGTTACCTGATCGACGGCGCGGCCCGCACCTGGTTCGCCGGGGACACCGCTCTCTTCGACGAGATGACCAAGCTCGGGCCCGTCGACCTGGCGCTGATTCCGGTTGGCGGTTGGGGCCCGACCCTTGGTCCCGGTCACCTCGATCCGGCCGGGGCGGCCGAGGCGGTCCGACGCGCCGCAGCCAGTTGCGCGGTGCCCATCCACTACGGCACGTTCTGGCCGGTCGGTTGTGACCGCATCCGACCGGACCGGTTCTTTCAACCGGGTGACGACTTCGCCCGGCAGGCCGGGCTGATCTCCCCCGGCACCCGGGTGCGTGTGCTGCGCCCGGGCGCGTCCTGCACGACGGCGCCGTGA
- a CDS encoding MmcQ/YjbR family DNA-binding protein — protein MTDTVATIRRVCLGLPEVSERLSHGTPAWFVRDKKSFAYVWPDGHHQDDFPHLWCAAPPGSAVELIAANPETYFRPPYVGHRGWVGVRLDTGIDETELAEILQDGYLAVAPKTLIARVKGRAPS, from the coding sequence ATGACCGACACGGTGGCCACGATCCGCCGGGTGTGCCTGGGCCTGCCCGAGGTCAGCGAGCGCCTGAGTCACGGCACCCCGGCCTGGTTCGTCCGAGACAAGAAGTCCTTCGCGTACGTCTGGCCCGACGGGCACCACCAGGACGACTTTCCCCACCTCTGGTGCGCCGCACCGCCCGGCTCGGCCGTCGAACTGATCGCCGCCAACCCGGAGACCTACTTCCGCCCGCCCTACGTGGGCCATCGCGGCTGGGTCGGCGTACGCCTCGACACCGGCATCGACGAGACCGAACTCGCCGAGATCCTCCAGGACGGCTACCTGGCCGTCGCCCCTAAAACCCTCATCGCCCGGGTGAAAGGAAGGGCCCCTTCCTAA
- a CDS encoding ABC transporter ATP-binding protein, which produces MSLIGIRNRIMLLGTLRDAGGRLVGGLALLQVIGNLGPAVTAAAVALLVSRVSAADGPAGLLSAVQVPLVIFGLALVAAHVMEAVTEPLTYLAISRINGRHRARIIRLTSRGSTVGGLESPEVQRLIYEAKADPDNWTQRTPGDGAVSQLNLIAAVIGLAGSCIVLARFAWWLIPLVAIPALVYRIMDRNRLVGWYEKWQENMDEGRRAEKWQAAVVSPSEGKDTRIFGFGNWVVDRLQLHIRRMYVPVWKAGERYILQQWSKFPLVAVPLAIAFGAVAYSAGQGLTSIAVATAVFSAGWGIYQVFAHNDARDPVGAIACLRAYAELERLLDAETEPAAPVEKAELPATGGPPMVRFENVSFTYPRTERRILDQIDLEIRPGELLGVVGLNGAGKTTLIKLLAGLYHPTGGRITVDGIDLARLDVTAWRTRLSIVFQDFIHYELSVADNVMLGHASAPRSQEALANAATSAGLGGVLDDLPARWDTPLSRSRTGGVDLSGGQWQQVALARALYGMQTGADILVLDEPTAHLDVRTEFGVFDRLIAERGDASVILISHRLSTVRRADRIVMLDGGRVAESGTHEELMAFGGAYARMFKIQAERFQQGYDDRIEEGELL; this is translated from the coding sequence ATGAGTCTCATCGGAATCCGCAACCGGATCATGTTGCTCGGCACGCTCCGGGACGCGGGCGGTCGTCTGGTCGGCGGGCTCGCGCTGCTCCAGGTGATCGGCAATCTCGGTCCGGCGGTGACCGCGGCGGCGGTCGCGTTGCTGGTGAGTCGGGTGTCCGCTGCGGACGGCCCGGCCGGTTTGCTGAGCGCGGTGCAAGTACCGCTGGTGATCTTCGGGCTGGCGCTGGTCGCGGCCCACGTCATGGAGGCGGTGACGGAACCGCTGACCTACCTGGCCATCTCGCGGATCAACGGGCGGCACCGGGCGCGGATCATCCGGCTCACCTCCCGTGGCTCCACCGTCGGCGGGCTGGAGAGCCCCGAGGTGCAGCGGTTGATCTACGAGGCGAAGGCCGACCCGGACAACTGGACCCAACGTACGCCGGGCGACGGGGCGGTCTCCCAGTTGAACCTGATCGCCGCCGTGATCGGACTGGCCGGCTCGTGCATCGTGCTGGCCCGCTTCGCCTGGTGGCTGATCCCGCTGGTGGCGATCCCGGCGCTGGTCTACCGGATCATGGACCGGAACCGCCTCGTCGGCTGGTACGAGAAGTGGCAGGAGAACATGGACGAGGGGCGCCGTGCCGAGAAGTGGCAGGCGGCCGTCGTCTCACCGAGCGAGGGCAAGGACACCCGGATCTTCGGCTTCGGCAACTGGGTGGTCGACCGGCTGCAACTGCACATCCGCCGGATGTACGTGCCGGTGTGGAAGGCCGGCGAGCGTTACATCCTTCAACAGTGGAGCAAGTTCCCGCTGGTCGCGGTGCCGCTGGCGATCGCGTTCGGCGCGGTCGCGTACAGCGCGGGACAGGGGCTGACCTCGATCGCGGTGGCCACCGCGGTGTTCAGCGCCGGCTGGGGGATCTACCAGGTCTTCGCGCACAACGACGCCCGCGACCCGGTGGGCGCGATCGCCTGCCTGCGGGCGTACGCGGAACTGGAACGGCTGCTCGACGCGGAGACGGAGCCGGCCGCCCCGGTGGAGAAGGCGGAACTGCCGGCCACCGGTGGGCCGCCGATGGTGCGCTTCGAGAATGTGTCGTTCACCTATCCGCGTACCGAGCGACGCATCCTCGATCAGATCGACCTGGAGATACGCCCTGGTGAACTGCTGGGTGTGGTCGGCCTGAACGGTGCCGGCAAGACCACCCTGATCAAGCTGCTGGCCGGGCTGTACCACCCGACCGGGGGTCGGATCACCGTGGACGGGATCGATCTCGCCCGGCTCGACGTCACCGCGTGGCGTACCCGGCTGTCGATCGTGTTCCAGGACTTCATCCACTACGAACTCTCCGTCGCCGACAACGTCATGCTGGGGCACGCCAGCGCGCCACGCAGCCAGGAGGCGCTGGCCAACGCGGCCACCAGCGCCGGGCTGGGCGGCGTGCTCGACGACCTGCCGGCCCGCTGGGACACGCCGCTGTCCCGGTCCCGCACCGGCGGGGTGGACCTCTCCGGCGGGCAGTGGCAGCAGGTCGCCCTGGCCCGCGCCCTTTACGGGATGCAGACCGGTGCCGACATCCTGGTCCTCGACGAGCCCACCGCCCACCTCGACGTCCGCACCGAGTTCGGGGTCTTCGACCGGCTCATCGCCGAGCGCGGCGACGCAAGCGTCATCCTCATCTCGCACCGGCTCTCCACCGTCCGGCGAGCCGACCGCATCGTGATGCTGGACGGCGGCCGGGTTGCCGAGTCCGGCACCCACGAGGAGTTGATGGCGTTCGGCGGCGCGTACGCCCGGATGTTCAAGATCCAAGCCGAGCGGTTCCAGCAGGGCTATGACGACCGGATCGAGGAAGGCGAACTGCTGTGA